The following proteins are co-located in the Dehalococcoidales bacterium genome:
- a CDS encoding cupin domain-containing protein: MKGFPDFMKRPVNKISSVSQYTKNIEGYVFDGVDGSQMAFWTVYKDGRSAAHVHDYDEYMLVVQGQYTLAIDGKRIPVKAGEEYLIKKGIVHGGEVIAGTRTIEAFGGKRVERAAAT, translated from the coding sequence ATGAAAGGCTTTCCGGATTTTATGAAGCGCCCGGTCAACAAAATTTCCAGCGTGTCACAGTACACTAAAAATATTGAAGGGTATGTCTTTGACGGCGTTGACGGCAGCCAGATGGCCTTCTGGACCGTCTATAAGGACGGCCGCTCCGCCGCGCATGTGCACGACTATGATGAGTACATGCTGGTGGTGCAGGGGCAGTACACGTTGGCCATAGACGGAAAACGCATTCCGGTAAAGGCCGGTGAGGAATACCTTATTAAAAAGGGCATCGTTCACGGCGGTGAGGTTATCGCCGGCACGCGCACTATCGAGGCTTTCGGCGGGAAAAGGGTTGAACGGGCCGCTGCAACTTAA